A DNA window from Chloroflexota bacterium contains the following coding sequences:
- a CDS encoding NAD(P)/FAD-dependent oxidoreductase, which produces MNLYNTIIIGAGPVGSYLAGKLAQLGHKVLVLDKKMAAGQNICCTGIVGKECLDLLPVDKNLVIRQVSSARLLAPSGKPIRLWRSDKVAYVIDRPALDQALADRAQAYGVCYLFGTQVSDIEVGTERIQVSANCGEQKKLFEAETAVISTGFGSSLPSRLGLGEINDFVIGSQAEVNMTNPDEVEIYLDQRLAPGGFAWLVPTRDNRGLAGLLTHQQPERHLNKLLSSLKTQGKITSTEVSPGYGAIPLRPLPKTYGDRILVVGEAAGQVKPTTGGGIYYGLMCADIATDTLHQALQAHDLSKSRLASYQKRWRARLGKELKVGYWAHRFYKRLDNRQIECLHSFISNNDIPQFIADLDDLFFDWHSELILKTLKHLAVAIPAQAIKPLIKHKATANSLNRRSLAKPKGLKLE; this is translated from the coding sequence ATAAATTTGTATAACACTATCATAATCGGCGCAGGGCCGGTTGGTAGCTATCTAGCCGGGAAGTTAGCCCAGCTTGGCCACAAAGTGCTTGTCCTGGACAAGAAAATGGCTGCCGGGCAGAATATTTGCTGCACTGGCATTGTCGGCAAAGAATGTCTTGATTTGCTACCCGTTGACAAAAACCTCGTTATAAGGCAAGTTAGCTCAGCCAGATTACTGGCACCTTCAGGCAAACCGATTAGACTGTGGCGGAGTGACAAAGTGGCCTACGTCATTGACCGGCCAGCTCTTGACCAAGCGCTGGCAGACCGGGCTCAGGCATACGGAGTCTGTTATCTTTTTGGTACACAGGTGTCCGATATCGAGGTCGGGACCGAGCGCATACAAGTCTCAGCCAATTGCGGAGAGCAAAAGAAATTATTTGAAGCCGAGACAGCAGTCATCTCTACTGGATTCGGTTCGTCTCTGCCCAGTAGGCTTGGTTTAGGAGAGATAAATGACTTCGTCATCGGGTCCCAAGCCGAGGTAAACATGACTAACCCTGACGAGGTAGAAATTTACTTGGATCAGAGACTGGCTCCTGGCGGTTTTGCCTGGCTGGTGCCTACCAGAGATAATAGAGGCCTAGCTGGATTATTAACACACCAGCAGCCCGAACGGCATTTAAACAAGTTGCTATCAAGCCTTAAAACTCAAGGCAAAATAACCTCAACAGAAGTCAGCCCGGGGTACGGGGCCATCCCTCTCCGACCTTTACCCAAGACATATGGTGACCGAATACTGGTAGTTGGTGAGGCAGCCGGTCAGGTTAAACCGACTACCGGTGGTGGCATATATTACGGACTCATGTGTGCTGACATAGCCACTGATACTCTACATCAAGCACTCCAAGCCCATGACCTGTCTAAATCCAGACTGGCTTCCTATCAGAAGAGATGGCGAGCCAGACTAGGTAAAGAGCTCAAAGTTGGCTACTGGGCACATCGTTTTTACAAGAGACTTGATAATCGGCAGATTGAGTGCCTACATAGTTTTATAAGCAACAACGATATACCACAGTTTATAGCTGACCTGGATGATTTGTTTTTTGATTGGCACAGCGAGCTCATCTTAAAAACACTAAAGCACCTGGCTGTCGCTATTCCTGCCCAGGCAATCAAACCCCTTATAAAACATAAGGCGACCGCAAATTCACTGAATCGCCGTAGTCTGGCAAAGCCGAAAGGTTTAAAATTGGAGTAA